A genomic window from Slackia heliotrinireducens DSM 20476 includes:
- a CDS encoding cytochrome c3 family protein yields the protein MAEEKVDQTEKAAKKGKKKWPIVVGVLAVVIAAAGAGFWVWHGTPGFCSAICHTPMDAYVETYVDGTHDKYGNELTDESAQNAMMARMHGQMGTADCLACHVPTLSEQITEGMHWVTGNYEVLGTTSMGNTILDSKTLTQLTAARGGTADEFCLNESCHNMTRDDLITATADLSDVRNPHVPQHGENDCGVCHKGHAQSVNYCSTCHNDAPIPEGWLTAAEAAQIQVIK from the coding sequence ATGGCTGAAGAGAAAGTCGACCAGACTGAGAAGGCCGCGAAGAAGGGCAAGAAAAAGTGGCCCATCGTCGTAGGTGTCTTGGCTGTTGTTATTGCGGCTGCTGGTGCAGGCTTCTGGGTCTGGCATGGAACACCGGGTTTCTGCAGTGCAATTTGTCACACTCCTATGGATGCGTATGTCGAAACGTACGTCGATGGCACCCATGACAAGTATGGCAACGAGCTCACCGACGAAAGCGCTCAGAACGCAATGATGGCTCGCATGCATGGCCAGATGGGCACCGCTGACTGCCTGGCTTGCCATGTTCCTACGCTGTCTGAGCAGATCACCGAAGGTATGCATTGGGTTACTGGCAATTACGAGGTGCTGGGTACCACGTCCATGGGCAACACCATTCTGGACAGCAAGACGCTCACGCAGCTGACCGCTGCCCGTGGCGGCACCGCCGACGAGTTCTGCCTGAACGAGTCCTGCCACAACATGACTCGCGACGACCTGATCACCGCCACCGCCGACCTGAGCGACGTCCGCAACCCGCACGTCCCGCAGCACGGCGAGAACGACTGCGGCGTGTGCCACAAGGGCCATGCCCAGAGCGTGAACTACTGCAGCACGTGCCACAACGACGCTCCCATCCCCGAGGGTTGGCTGACCGCCGCTGAGGCCGCTCAGATTCAGGTCATCAAGTAA
- a CDS encoding molybdopterin-dependent oxidoreductase, translating into MDLSRRAFVKSSAVAAAMMAAGGSLAAMAGCSNGGSTDAGGDSAATGNIEVKSAVCRYCGCGCGVLVSVADGKVIQVAGDPDCQSNLGLNCIKGYYLGSLLYGENRLTKPMIRDDAGTKGTGEGLREAEWDEVLDLVASKLKETWKNDKSRLAFWGSGQQPITEGYLQSKFWKAGLLSNNIDPNARMCMASAVVGFMNVFGTDEPAGCYSDIDNADVFITWGANMAEAHPMLFSRVSARKLADENVKHIDITTLKTRTSTDAEHVLLFRPGTDLAITNCIMNYLIKNDTYDKQFVADHLQFKMGTENIGYPYEDGYDKSDIGSKVDETTPCTFEEFAARLEDYTLEYTSNLSGVSQEDLQMLIDVFSDPELRVMSLWTMGVNQHHRGTWMNHNLHNLHLISGKYGKPGCTAFSLTGQPSACGTAREVGTFCHRLPADLVVKNPVHRRYTEAVWDLPEGYLDAIETPGFHTIKMFREMSKGNIDFLWSAHNNWAQSLPNLTRFLGMDGEHEGIFDTFIVVNEVYPTITCDYADVVLPAALWVEREGQFGNAERRTSVFQKCVEPMGEAKWDVWIMMQIAQRVLEGEKIGDADAFDHLFGFIWDKEAGDFIGDDRETNRAIWEEYRIFSNPEMKDTVAAINTENNMHMEAKQLAPYDEYIEQHGLTWPVREVDGKWLPTKWRFTYGDQAEGYDQIGIEMYGQQGLANDMSFYKTPDQKPSVVFRPYEPPAEEPDADFPFWFCTGRLLEHWHTGSMTRNVAELDRALPEALLNMNPADMEKLGLKDRDRVRVTSRHGSFEITVSNAGRTEPPEGLVFAPFFARETLINLAVHDYYCPLSKETDYKKTCVQIEKA; encoded by the coding sequence ATGGATCTTTCTAGGCGAGCGTTTGTGAAATCGTCCGCCGTCGCAGCGGCTATGATGGCTGCTGGCGGTAGCTTGGCTGCCATGGCCGGCTGCAGCAACGGTGGCTCGACGGACGCAGGCGGCGATTCTGCCGCAACCGGAAACATCGAGGTCAAATCGGCCGTTTGCCGTTACTGCGGCTGCGGTTGCGGCGTTCTGGTCAGCGTGGCCGACGGCAAGGTCATCCAGGTCGCGGGCGACCCCGATTGCCAGTCCAACCTTGGCCTGAACTGCATCAAGGGCTACTATCTGGGCAGCCTGCTGTATGGTGAGAACCGCCTTACCAAGCCCATGATCCGCGACGACGCGGGCACCAAAGGAACGGGCGAAGGCCTCCGCGAGGCCGAGTGGGACGAGGTTCTTGACCTGGTAGCCTCCAAGCTGAAGGAGACCTGGAAGAACGATAAGAGCCGTCTGGCGTTCTGGGGTTCCGGCCAGCAGCCCATCACCGAGGGCTATCTGCAATCTAAGTTCTGGAAGGCCGGTCTGCTGTCTAACAACATCGACCCCAATGCACGCATGTGCATGGCTTCCGCCGTCGTGGGCTTCATGAACGTTTTCGGTACCGACGAGCCCGCCGGCTGCTACAGCGACATCGACAACGCCGACGTGTTCATCACCTGGGGCGCCAACATGGCCGAAGCGCATCCCATGCTGTTCAGCCGCGTGTCCGCTCGTAAGCTGGCCGACGAGAACGTCAAACACATCGACATCACCACGCTGAAGACCCGTACGTCCACCGATGCCGAGCACGTCCTGCTGTTCCGCCCCGGCACGGATCTGGCCATCACCAACTGCATCATGAACTACCTGATTAAGAACGACACGTACGACAAGCAGTTTGTCGCCGATCACCTGCAGTTCAAGATGGGCACCGAAAACATCGGCTACCCCTACGAGGACGGTTACGACAAGTCCGACATCGGCTCCAAGGTTGACGAAACCACGCCCTGCACGTTCGAAGAGTTCGCAGCCCGCCTGGAGGACTACACCCTGGAATACACCAGCAACCTGTCCGGCGTGTCCCAAGAAGACCTGCAGATGCTGATCGACGTGTTCTCCGATCCCGAGCTGCGCGTCATGTCCCTGTGGACGATGGGCGTGAACCAGCATCATCGCGGCACGTGGATGAACCACAACCTGCACAACCTGCACCTCATCTCCGGCAAGTACGGCAAGCCCGGCTGCACCGCGTTCTCCCTGACCGGCCAGCCTTCCGCCTGCGGTACCGCCCGCGAGGTAGGCACCTTCTGCCACCGCCTGCCCGCCGACCTGGTGGTCAAGAACCCGGTCCATCGCCGCTATACCGAGGCCGTCTGGGATTTGCCCGAAGGCTACCTGGATGCCATCGAGACCCCAGGCTTCCACACCATCAAGATGTTCCGCGAGATGTCCAAGGGCAACATCGACTTCCTGTGGTCCGCCCATAACAACTGGGCACAGTCTCTGCCGAACCTGACCCGTTTCCTGGGCATGGACGGCGAGCACGAGGGCATCTTCGACACGTTCATCGTCGTGAACGAGGTATACCCGACCATAACCTGCGACTACGCCGACGTGGTTCTGCCTGCGGCCCTCTGGGTCGAGCGCGAAGGCCAGTTCGGCAATGCCGAGCGCCGCACCAGCGTCTTCCAGAAGTGCGTCGAGCCCATGGGCGAGGCCAAATGGGACGTCTGGATCATGATGCAGATCGCCCAGCGCGTGCTTGAGGGTGAGAAGATCGGCGATGCCGACGCCTTCGACCACCTGTTCGGATTCATCTGGGACAAGGAGGCCGGCGACTTCATCGGCGACGATCGCGAGACCAACCGCGCCATCTGGGAGGAGTACCGCATCTTCTCCAACCCGGAGATGAAGGACACCGTTGCAGCCATCAACACCGAAAACAACATGCACATGGAAGCCAAGCAGCTGGCGCCGTATGACGAATACATCGAGCAGCACGGCCTGACCTGGCCCGTCCGCGAAGTCGACGGCAAGTGGCTTCCCACCAAGTGGCGCTTCACCTACGGCGACCAGGCAGAGGGCTACGACCAGATCGGCATCGAAATGTACGGTCAGCAGGGCCTGGCCAACGACATGTCGTTCTACAAGACTCCCGACCAGAAGCCTTCCGTGGTGTTCCGTCCGTACGAGCCGCCCGCAGAAGAGCCCGACGCCGACTTCCCGTTCTGGTTCTGCACCGGCCGTCTGCTGGAGCACTGGCACACCGGCTCTATGACCCGCAACGTCGCCGAGCTCGACCGCGCGCTGCCCGAGGCTCTGCTCAACATGAATCCCGCCGATATGGAGAAGCTGGGCCTGAAGGACCGCGACAGGGTCCGCGTCACGTCCCGTCACGGCTCTTTCGAAATCACCGTTTCCAACGCGGGTCGCACCGAACCGCCCGAAGGCCTCGTCTTCGCGCCGTTCTTTGCCCGCGAGACGCTGATCAACCTGGCGGTGCATGATTACTATTGCCCGCTGTCGAAGGAAACCGACTACAAGAAGACCTGCGTCCAGATTGAGAAAGCATAA
- a CDS encoding heme exporter protein CcmB: MAKRPAAPDMRNSSVRLSRPSTWQHYKALLRKDISQEMHTKEMITSMGLYALLVLVVYGAALSQVSTQLDIQQFSGGLLWSAILFTSLLGLNRSFSHEKEHGCLEGILLVPMDRSVIFLAKATTNLLFLLLVEVVVVPLFFFLFLSSVGAAPSWPLMLLPLLVGTVGIAGVGTLLSTITMNTRGKDVMLAVLFIPLTFPLLWACVAATTSVMVGSGDFMHTFVTSSLLAAGYDVAMILLSWALYDFIVSS, translated from the coding sequence ATGGCGAAACGTCCTGCCGCGCCCGACATGCGCAACTCCTCGGTGAGGCTCTCCCGGCCCAGCACGTGGCAGCACTACAAGGCGCTCCTGCGCAAGGACATTTCCCAGGAGATGCACACCAAGGAGATGATCACCTCCATGGGCCTGTACGCCCTGCTGGTGCTTGTGGTGTACGGCGCCGCGCTTTCCCAGGTTTCCACCCAGCTGGACATCCAGCAGTTCTCGGGCGGCCTTCTGTGGTCGGCCATCCTGTTCACCAGTCTGCTGGGTCTGAACCGCTCGTTCTCCCACGAGAAGGAGCACGGCTGTCTGGAGGGAATCCTGCTGGTTCCCATGGACCGGTCGGTCATCTTTTTGGCGAAGGCCACCACCAACCTGCTGTTCCTGTTGCTGGTCGAGGTGGTCGTCGTGCCGCTGTTCTTCTTCTTGTTCTTGAGCTCGGTGGGTGCGGCCCCCAGCTGGCCGCTCATGTTGCTGCCGCTGCTGGTGGGCACCGTAGGAATCGCCGGCGTGGGCACGCTGCTGTCCACCATCACCATGAACACCCGCGGCAAAGACGTCATGCTGGCCGTGCTGTTCATCCCGCTGACGTTCCCGCTGCTGTGGGCGTGCGTGGCTGCGACCACCAGCGTCATGGTGGGCTCGGGCGATTTCATGCACACGTTCGTCACCTCCAGTTTGCTGGCTGCGGGGTACGATGTGGCGATGATTCTGTTATCTTGGGCGCTATACGATTTCATCGTGAGCTCTTAA
- a CDS encoding heme lyase CcmF/NrfE family subunit — translation MATYGYVGLLIAFMAAAVSVASLLIGRIALKLRKNDLSETLYWAGGVATVLTCVALTFCCALLVFCFLTENYTIEYVLMEHSDATGPLGVLFDVSGLWAGREGSLLFWAWLISVYNTIIAVRTLRKSDSMDSMAIMVSQVIALIFIATGLFSESGAVFEATGSPYMENGKLTMMASVVGMSPLLEHWAQAVHPPTLFIGYAGLTIPFAYAMAAIIENDASEKWVNRASGYTMFSWLFLGIGIGLGAIWAYVVLGWGGYWGWDPVENASLFSWMIALALVHCFTVYRQRGGFKRWAIMCATLAFAFVIVGTFITRSGIVQSVHAFAEDPVSLAMFGTLIVASVAVGVIGVVLRWKTFESNDDIESMMSKNAAYYFNNVIMVIFTFVLCYLTVSSALPEFLPFGGQSLGPGTYNAIARPLGIVYCLIIAVCPLLAWGFTDREKFVKQIKVPAILAVVLFVALAVYWALVLLPSYNQIIDAGGTAADSLMSEGPSWYYNGLALVGFAVASLLFFTTLMMIVRNAQQHAKATGKNAVAAFFHLFKVNPSRYGGFMAHFAMSIILIGLIGSSMYITEVSRYVPWDETTNVADPIDVEGYELNLTDSQVYTKDNDSTYVYEVTFDVTEDGKAIGSVTPSVSLDAYTQQTKLNASIVHKPYEDLFVVYRGVSDEGDLAVDVRINRLIVFVWVGFGLLMLGTFISTLGYLVKRKKGTAADPEKAEADADEKPAEA, via the coding sequence ATGGCAACCTATGGTTACGTCGGTCTTCTTATAGCGTTCATGGCAGCGGCGGTTTCCGTCGCTTCCTTATTGATTGGGCGCATCGCCCTCAAGCTGCGCAAGAACGACCTTTCTGAAACTCTGTACTGGGCGGGCGGTGTGGCCACCGTCCTGACCTGCGTGGCGCTTACGTTCTGCTGCGCGCTTCTGGTGTTCTGCTTCTTGACGGAGAACTACACCATCGAATACGTCCTTATGGAGCATAGCGATGCGACGGGTCCCCTGGGCGTGCTGTTCGACGTTTCCGGTCTGTGGGCCGGTCGCGAGGGCTCGCTTCTGTTCTGGGCATGGCTCATTTCGGTGTACAACACCATCATCGCCGTGCGCACGCTGCGCAAAAGCGATTCGATGGACTCCATGGCCATCATGGTGTCCCAGGTCATCGCGCTGATCTTCATCGCCACGGGCCTGTTCTCCGAAAGCGGCGCCGTGTTCGAAGCCACCGGTTCCCCGTATATGGAAAACGGCAAGCTCACCATGATGGCGTCCGTCGTGGGCATGTCGCCTTTGCTGGAGCATTGGGCGCAGGCCGTTCATCCGCCCACATTGTTCATCGGATATGCAGGCCTCACCATTCCGTTCGCGTACGCAATGGCCGCGATCATCGAGAACGACGCCAGCGAGAAATGGGTCAACCGTGCAAGCGGCTACACCATGTTCAGCTGGCTGTTCTTGGGAATCGGCATCGGCCTGGGCGCCATCTGGGCCTACGTCGTGCTCGGTTGGGGCGGCTACTGGGGTTGGGACCCCGTGGAGAACGCCAGCCTGTTCTCTTGGATGATCGCCCTTGCTCTGGTGCACTGCTTCACCGTGTACCGCCAGCGCGGCGGCTTCAAGCGCTGGGCCATCATGTGCGCAACCCTGGCGTTCGCTTTCGTGATCGTCGGCACGTTCATCACCCGCTCCGGCATCGTCCAATCGGTGCACGCGTTTGCCGAGGACCCGGTCTCGCTGGCCATGTTCGGCACGCTTATTGTTGCATCTGTGGCGGTGGGCGTCATTGGCGTTGTCTTGCGTTGGAAGACCTTCGAGTCCAACGACGACATCGAATCCATGATGTCCAAAAACGCCGCGTACTACTTCAACAACGTCATCATGGTGATTTTCACCTTCGTGCTGTGCTACCTCACAGTATCCAGCGCCCTGCCTGAGTTCCTGCCCTTCGGCGGCCAGAGCCTGGGGCCTGGAACCTACAATGCCATCGCGCGTCCGCTCGGCATTGTGTACTGCCTGATCATCGCCGTATGCCCGCTGCTCGCATGGGGTTTCACCGACCGCGAGAAGTTCGTCAAGCAGATCAAGGTGCCGGCCATCCTGGCCGTGGTGCTGTTCGTTGCGCTGGCAGTGTATTGGGCCTTGGTCCTGCTGCCGTCTTACAACCAGATCATCGATGCCGGCGGTACGGCTGCCGACAGCCTGATGAGCGAAGGTCCCAGCTGGTATTACAACGGTCTGGCCTTGGTGGGCTTCGCTGTGGCAAGCCTGCTGTTCTTCACCACGCTTATGATGATCGTTCGCAACGCCCAGCAGCACGCGAAAGCCACCGGCAAGAACGCCGTGGCCGCGTTCTTCCATCTGTTCAAGGTGAACCCGTCCCGCTACGGCGGCTTTATGGCCCACTTCGCCATGTCCATCATCCTGATCGGCCTGATCGGCTCGTCCATGTACATCACCGAGGTGTCGAGGTACGTGCCATGGGATGAGACCACCAACGTGGCCGACCCCATCGACGTCGAGGGCTACGAGCTCAACCTGACGGACAGCCAGGTGTACACGAAGGACAACGACAGCACCTATGTCTACGAGGTCACCTTCGACGTGACCGAGGACGGTAAGGCCATCGGTTCGGTCACCCCGTCGGTGTCGCTGGACGCGTACACGCAGCAGACCAAGCTCAACGCTTCCATCGTGCACAAGCCTTACGAGGACCTGTTCGTGGTCTATCGCGGCGTGAGCGACGAGGGCGACCTTGCTGTGGATGTGCGCATCAACCGCCTCATCGTTTTCGTGTGGGTGGGATTCGGCCTGCTCATGCTGGGTACGTTCATCTCTACCCTTGGTTACCTGGTCAAACGGAAGAAAGGTACGGCTGCTGACCCCGAAAAGGCCGAAGCCGACGCCGACGAGAAGCCTGCGGAGGCGTAG
- a CDS encoding 4Fe-4S binding protein, with amino-acid sequence MAKGKAKVGGLTVARHVVQVVMACLFCVPLFAAGWTVLGRYAGGDDAVATPSELPVWGSLSSSQILGIDLLDPFAALQVIVASKSVASAMLWVLPILILYVLIRGRVFCGWVCPVNLFLEVVDWIRGRLGIKVSEMPVPRWVKPVVAAAVLVLSAIVSVPIFEMVSPVGALNRAILFGSTLGLWTLVAIVIVELFWGHRVWCRSLCPLGGFYQTIGAVGLLSVKIDHDACISCNLCKKACLCDPSILDAAVAGEADRVASGDCMLCGKCVDHCPKDALKIGVAVPKDLSL; translated from the coding sequence ATGGCAAAAGGAAAGGCCAAAGTCGGCGGTTTGACGGTGGCGCGACATGTGGTTCAGGTCGTTATGGCCTGCCTGTTCTGCGTGCCTCTGTTCGCCGCGGGATGGACCGTTCTGGGCCGGTATGCCGGTGGCGACGACGCTGTGGCCACGCCCTCCGAGCTGCCTGTCTGGGGCAGCCTGTCCTCGTCCCAGATTCTCGGCATCGACCTGCTCGACCCGTTCGCGGCCTTGCAGGTGATTGTCGCTTCGAAGTCCGTCGCCTCCGCCATGCTGTGGGTGTTGCCCATACTTATTTTGTATGTGCTCATCCGTGGACGCGTGTTCTGCGGCTGGGTGTGTCCTGTGAACCTTTTCTTAGAGGTTGTCGATTGGATCCGCGGCCGCTTGGGCATCAAGGTTTCCGAAATGCCTGTGCCTCGCTGGGTCAAACCCGTCGTCGCAGCAGCCGTTCTGGTTCTGTCTGCCATCGTGTCGGTTCCGATCTTCGAGATGGTCAGTCCGGTGGGTGCTCTCAACCGCGCGATTCTGTTCGGTTCCACCCTGGGCCTTTGGACGTTGGTCGCCATTGTCATCGTGGAACTCTTCTGGGGCCACCGCGTATGGTGCCGTTCGCTGTGTCCGTTGGGCGGCTTCTACCAGACCATCGGCGCGGTGGGGCTTCTGAGCGTGAAGATCGACCATGACGCGTGCATCAGCTGTAACCTTTGCAAGAAAGCATGCCTTTGCGATCCGTCCATTTTGGACGCCGCGGTGGCAGGGGAGGCCGATCGGGTAGCATCCGGCGACTGCATGTTGTGTGGAAAATGTGTAGACCACTGTCCGAAGGATGCTTTGAAGATTGGAGTGGCGGTGCCCAAGGACCTGTCCCTGTAG
- a CDS encoding chaperone NapD, with protein MTISSLIIETLPSYTRAVSDEAARREGIEVHGLDEETGKIVITIEANGIDASHKIASDLIMIKGVKNVDLVVANFEDDNLPGNAAGPGQE; from the coding sequence ATGACGATTTCCAGCCTGATTATCGAAACGCTGCCTTCATACACGCGTGCCGTCTCTGACGAGGCGGCACGCCGCGAGGGCATCGAGGTGCACGGCCTAGACGAGGAGACCGGCAAGATCGTCATCACCATCGAGGCGAACGGCATCGATGCCAGCCACAAGATTGCGTCGGACCTCATCATGATCAAAGGTGTGAAGAACGTGGACCTGGTGGTGGCGAATTTCGAAGACGACAACCTGCCGGGCAATGCGGCGGGGCCTGGGCAAGAGTAA
- a CDS encoding cytochrome c maturation protein CcmE, whose product MNTSAKRRLMMVTIIIVAVMAVILAVVGGSSAAKSISVAEAASGDYVGKRVEVTGAVVDNSFSTSDGVLTFDIYDEADPSVTVHVSYEGTASSTFGNGVQAICTGKVADDGTILTSELVTKCPSKYESATEALTVSRLLGYGESILDKPVKTVGLVKEGSLTSAAEGQARLVLVDADDPSIEVPVEFMGAIPEGIVDGTSVVITGSLSANGSIVASDVAQEA is encoded by the coding sequence GTGAATACAAGTGCGAAGCGCAGGCTCATGATGGTGACGATCATCATCGTCGCGGTTATGGCTGTGATTCTTGCGGTCGTAGGCGGGTCTTCTGCCGCTAAGAGCATCTCGGTTGCTGAGGCTGCCAGCGGCGATTATGTTGGAAAACGCGTCGAGGTGACGGGAGCTGTCGTCGACAATTCTTTCAGCACCAGCGACGGCGTTCTGACTTTCGACATCTATGACGAAGCGGATCCGTCCGTTACCGTGCATGTGAGCTACGAAGGCACGGCATCCTCCACCTTCGGCAACGGCGTGCAGGCCATCTGCACCGGCAAGGTTGCCGATGACGGGACCATCCTGACCAGCGAGCTGGTCACCAAGTGTCCTTCCAAATACGAAAGCGCCACCGAGGCGTTGACGGTGTCCCGACTGCTTGGCTACGGCGAAAGCATTCTGGACAAACCCGTCAAGACGGTGGGCCTTGTGAAGGAAGGCAGCCTGACGTCCGCAGCCGAAGGCCAGGCGCGTCTGGTGCTGGTCGATGCCGACGACCCCTCGATCGAGGTTCCGGTCGAGTTCATGGGAGCTATTCCCGAAGGCATCGTTGACGGCACGTCGGTGGTCATCACCGGTTCATTGTCAGCCAACGGATCCATTGTGGCGTCCGATGTTGCTCAGGAGGCATAA
- a CDS encoding ABC transporter ATP-binding protein has protein sequence MTSAVSVQNLSKVFGTRKALDGVSFELPEGAFLSIFGPNGAGKTTLLRVLSTLSRATGGKAEVLGIDIKEEPDRARSAIGLISHESMLYPDLTAYENLMFIARLYGIEDPDTRVREMLRAVELDHRRFDQVRTFSRGMTQRLSIARALLNDPQVVFLDEPYAGLDPHAVDIFDTLIGQLREGRTFVMVSHDLQKGFDSCTHALMLARGRVVSYSPKQDIEFSEFRQLYLETVGMGVA, from the coding sequence ATGACGTCGGCTGTATCCGTACAGAACCTGTCGAAGGTGTTCGGCACGCGCAAGGCGCTCGACGGTGTGTCCTTCGAGCTGCCCGAAGGTGCATTCCTTTCCATCTTCGGCCCTAACGGCGCGGGAAAGACCACGCTTCTGCGTGTGCTGTCCACGCTGTCTCGGGCAACCGGCGGCAAGGCCGAGGTTCTTGGCATCGACATCAAGGAGGAGCCTGACAGGGCACGCAGCGCCATCGGGCTCATCTCCCACGAGTCCATGCTGTATCCCGACCTGACCGCCTACGAGAACCTCATGTTCATCGCCAGACTGTACGGCATCGAGGATCCCGACACCCGTGTGCGCGAGATGCTTCGCGCCGTAGAGCTGGACCATCGCCGCTTCGACCAGGTCCGCACCTTCTCCCGCGGCATGACCCAGCGCCTGTCCATCGCCCGCGCTCTGCTCAACGACCCGCAGGTCGTGTTTCTGGATGAACCCTATGCGGGCCTCGACCCCCATGCGGTGGACATCTTCGACACGCTCATCGGGCAGCTGCGCGAGGGGCGCACCTTCGTCATGGTGTCGCATGACTTGCAGAAGGGCTTCGACTCCTGCACCCACGCGCTCATGCTGGCGCGGGGCAGGGTGGTGTCGTACTCACCCAAGCAGGACATCGAGTTCAGCGAGTTCAGGCAGCTGTATCTGGAAACCGTCGGCATGGGGGTGGCTTAA
- the ccsA gene encoding cytochrome c biogenesis protein, whose amino-acid sequence MAQTTKDKFAVGGILDTIAPWVMLLGGLLITVGFVLSFTTAPLVNGAGVNEPAVIGGVVIANKLLLSQKIFYWHVPVAVASAIALLLMAYFSVRFLMTRKHEYDMRANIAMELSLVFVLCTMVSGTFWERFEWGVWWTWEPRLTTYFILMMLVFGYFILRNAIDDPERRGVYCAVFGILSFVDMPISFVVTRLVPSSLHPVVFRTDSGLSPDMLLPFLLSMFGMCMVLYGLYRLRLRTQLIQERVDAIQETLED is encoded by the coding sequence GTGGCACAAACAACCAAAGATAAGTTCGCCGTCGGCGGAATCCTGGACACCATCGCCCCATGGGTGATGCTGCTGGGCGGCCTGCTGATTACCGTGGGCTTCGTCCTGTCGTTCACCACGGCACCGCTCGTCAACGGTGCGGGTGTGAACGAACCCGCAGTCATCGGCGGTGTCGTTATCGCGAACAAACTGCTGCTGTCTCAAAAGATCTTCTATTGGCACGTGCCTGTAGCCGTGGCCAGCGCCATCGCCCTTTTGCTGATGGCGTACTTCAGCGTTCGGTTCCTCATGACGCGCAAGCACGAATACGACATGCGCGCCAACATCGCCATGGAGCTCAGCCTGGTCTTCGTGCTGTGTACGATGGTCTCCGGCACGTTCTGGGAGCGTTTCGAGTGGGGCGTGTGGTGGACGTGGGAGCCGCGACTGACCACCTACTTCATTCTGATGATGCTGGTGTTCGGTTACTTCATCCTACGCAATGCCATCGACGACCCCGAGCGTCGCGGCGTGTATTGCGCCGTGTTCGGCATCCTGTCCTTCGTGGACATGCCGATTAGCTTCGTCGTCACGCGTCTGGTTCCTTCCAGCCTGCACCCGGTGGTGTTCCGCACCGATTCGGGCCTGTCGCCCGACATGTTGCTGCCGTTCCTGCTGAGCATGTTCGGCATGTGCATGGTTCTGTACGGCCTGTATCGTCTGCGTCTGCGCACCCAGCTCATCCAGGAGCGCGTCGACGCCATTCAAGAGACTTTGGAGGATTAA